AACGGATTCTGCGCGGCGAGTTCCCGCCCGGGACCGCCTTGCCGCCGGAGCGGGAGCTGGTCAACCAGACCCGGATGGGCCGCACCACGGTCCGGGAGGCGCTGCGCATCCTCGAGGTTCAGGGGCTTGTCTCGATCAAGACCGGCCGCGCCGGCGGCGCCTTCGTCCAGCAGCCCGACGGAGACGCGGTCGCGTCGTCGGTTAGCCTGCTCATTCGGGGCCAGCAGCTGCGACTGACGGACCTGCTGGAGACCCGCGAGACCATCGAACCGGCCTGCGCGAGGCTGGCCGCGAAATACCGCACCGACGAGGACCTCGAGGCGCTGGAGGCGGCCAACTCGGTCATCGGCGACCCTGACTCCACACTGGACGATTTCCTGCGGGCGAACGTCGACTGGCACCTCGCGGTCGCCCGAGCCGGCCACAACGAACTGCTCACCGGCTTCATGACCGCACTGTCGAAGGCGATCTACGCCTCCACCGACAACACCGCCTTCGTCGACGACGAGGTGCGCAAAACCACGTATATCGCACACAAGTCGATCACCGCGGCGATCCGCGCCAAGGACGCCGCAGCCGCCATGCGGCGCATGAGCAAGCACGTCCACAGCTACGCCGAAGCGGTTGTGCAGGTAGAGGAACGGACCGAGATCGACCTGGCGAAGGACTGAGCGCCGGCGCCGCGCACCGGGGCGCGGGGCCGGCGGCCGCAGCACCGGTCAGGCCCGGCGGGGGAACCGCCGAAAGTCCGGCTGTCGCTTGGCTTTGAACGCCTCACGCCCCTCGCGGGCCTCATCGGTGGCGTAGAACAACAGGTTCGCGTCGTGGGCGAGCTGCTGGATGCCGGCCAGCCCGTCCTCGGCGGCGTGAAAGCTGGCCTTCATCAATCGCAATGCCATCGGCGAAAGTTCCATCATGCGCCGGCACCAGGCCAGGGTCTCCGACTCCAACTGCGCCAGCGGCACAACGGTGTTCACCAAGCCCATCTCCAGTGCCTCCTGCGCACCGTACTGCCGGCACAGGAACCAGATCTCCTTGGCCTTGCGGACACCGACCGTCTCGGCCAGCAGCCCGGCGCCAAAGCCGCCGTCGAAGGATCCGACCCGCGGACCCACCTGACCGAACCGGGCGTTGTCGGCGGCGATCGTAAGATCGCACACCAGTTGCAGCACGTGGCCGCCGCCGATGGCGTACCCCGCCACCATCGCGACCACCGGCTTGGGCAACCGGCGGATCTGCACCTGCAGATCCGTAACGTGGAACCGGCCGACGCCGGCGGGATCGCCCGGATCGGTGAGATACCCGGTGTCGCCGCGCACCCACTGGTCACCACCGGAGCAGAACGCCGCATCGCCCTGCCCGGTCAGCACGATCACCCCGATGGACGGATCCTCCCGGGCGTGGGTGAGCGCATCCCCGATCTCGATCAGAGTCTGCGGCCGGAACGCGTTGTGCACCTCCGGACGGCAGATGGTGATCTTGGCGATCCCGTCGGCCGTCCGCGCGTATTCCACGTCCTGGTACCGCCGTACCGTCGACCATTCGCTCGACATCATCCGGGCCGTTCGACTACGCCATCGTCAGGCCGCCGCTGACCGACAGCGTCTGGCCGGTGATGTACCCGGTGTCGTCGCCGGCGAAGAAGGCCACGGCCGCGGCGATGTCCGCGGGCTGGGCCAGGCGGCGCATCGGCACGGCCCGGACCATCCCGGCCAGCACCTTATCGGCGTCCTGTCCCGAGTTGTCGGCGAACTTGCGCAGGGCGGGAGTGTCGGTCGGCCCGGGGCAGACGGTGTTCGCGGTGACCCCCTTGGTGGCCACCTCGCGCGCCAGGGTCTTGGTGAAGGCGATGATCCCGCCCTTGGCCCCCGAGTAGACGGCCTCCAGCGACGAGCCGACCCGGCCGGCATCGGAGCCGATGTTGATCACCCGGCCGAAGCCGCGCTCGACCATACCCGGCACCACCGCGTGGCAAACCCGCAGCGCCCCCTTGAAATTGATGTCGAGGATCTTGTTCCAGAAGTCCTCGTCGGTGTCGAGGAAGTTCATGAAGTCGTCCCACCCGGCATTGTTGACGGCGACCTCAACCGGGCCGAGTTCGGCGGTGACCTGCGCCACCGCCGAATTCACCGACTCGGTGTCGGTCACGTCCACCCGGACCGCGATGGCCTGCCCACCGGCAGCGACGATCCGCTCCGCCGTCTGTTTCGCCTTCTCGGCGTTCAGATCTGCCACAGCGACCCGGAACCCGTCGGCCCCCAACCGAATCGAGATCCCCTCGCCGATCCCCTGTGCCCCGCCGGTCACGAACGCCACTCGATTGGTCATGTCTGCTTGCTCCCTTCCCTACGTACGTCTTTTCACTACGTTTTCTCGCCCCGCCGTCACATCACGACGCATTCGCCAGACGCACGGCGCGCTCCAGTTCCTCCCGGAATTGCGGTGCGGCGATGCGGATCATCCGGCGTCGGCGCTCGGCGAGTGACTGCCCCCGCAGGTGCGCCACACCGTACTCGGTGACCACACAGTCGACGTCGGCCCTAGCGGTGGTCACCACCCCCTCGTCCAGGGCGAACTTTATCGACGAGCGGCCGCCGACCGTCGAACGCAGCGCGATGATCGATCGTTTCCCGGTGAGCGCCGCTGCCCGCGCGAAGTCCACCTGCCCGCCGACGGCACCGAGGTAGGTCCCCCGGCTGACCTCGGCGCCGACCTGTCCGGTGAGGTCGACCTCGATCGCGAAGTTCACCGCGACCAGTGAAGCGAGCTCGGCCAGCACCCGAGGGGAGTGCGTGTAGCTGGTCGGCCGGAACGACACCGGCAGTTCCTGGATCCGCGCGTAGAGCCGGGCCGAGCCCAGCGCGGTGCCGGCGACCGCGAACCCGGTGTCGATTTCCTTACGCCCGCCAGTGACCGCGCCTTTTTCCATCAGCATCAACAGCCCGTCGGTGATCATGCCGGTGTGCACCCCGAGGTCGCGATGCCCGGACAGCGCCTCGAAAACCGCGGCACCGAGGGATCCGATACCGACCTGGATGGTGTCGCCGTCGTCGATCAGCCCGACGATGTGTGCGGCGATCGCCCGCTCGACGTCACCGATCGGTGCAGGCGGATCCTCCGGCAACGGCCGGTCGGTCTCGATGACCGCGGTGAAGCTGTGCAGCGGCAGCCGGGGCGAGGTTTCGGTGACCGGCATCCGGGCGTTGATCTCGGCGAACAGCAGCGGGGTGTGGTCGATGGCGTTGGCCATGTAGTCAACGCCGATCCCCAGCGAGCACATGCCGTACGCGTCCGGCGGGGACACCTGGATGAGCCCGGCGTCACAGGGCAGCCGCCGTTCGGCGAACATGCGGGGCAGCGCCGAGTAGTGGCACGGCACCACCTCGAGCCGGTCGGCTTGCA
The window above is part of the Mycolicibacterium hassiacum DSM 44199 genome. Proteins encoded here:
- a CDS encoding FadR/GntR family transcriptional regulator, translating into MSEIEPPTAVARHPVQLQPMQVPKASDVLANDLRERILRGEFPPGTALPPERELVNQTRMGRTTVREALRILEVQGLVSIKTGRAGGAFVQQPDGDAVASSVSLLIRGQQLRLTDLLETRETIEPACARLAAKYRTDEDLEALEAANSVIGDPDSTLDDFLRANVDWHLAVARAGHNELLTGFMTALSKAIYASTDNTAFVDDEVRKTTYIAHKSITAAIRAKDAAAAMRRMSKHVHSYAEAVVQVEERTEIDLAKD
- the menB gene encoding 1,4-dihydroxy-2-naphthoyl-CoA synthase encodes the protein MSSEWSTVRRYQDVEYARTADGIAKITICRPEVHNAFRPQTLIEIGDALTHAREDPSIGVIVLTGQGDAAFCSGGDQWVRGDTGYLTDPGDPAGVGRFHVTDLQVQIRRLPKPVVAMVAGYAIGGGHVLQLVCDLTIAADNARFGQVGPRVGSFDGGFGAGLLAETVGVRKAKEIWFLCRQYGAQEALEMGLVNTVVPLAQLESETLAWCRRMMELSPMALRLMKASFHAAEDGLAGIQQLAHDANLLFYATDEAREGREAFKAKRQPDFRRFPRRA
- a CDS encoding SDR family NAD(P)-dependent oxidoreductase, producing MTNRVAFVTGGAQGIGEGISIRLGADGFRVAVADLNAEKAKQTAERIVAAGGQAIAVRVDVTDTESVNSAVAQVTAELGPVEVAVNNAGWDDFMNFLDTDEDFWNKILDINFKGALRVCHAVVPGMVERGFGRVINIGSDAGRVGSSLEAVYSGAKGGIIAFTKTLAREVATKGVTANTVCPGPTDTPALRKFADNSGQDADKVLAGMVRAVPMRRLAQPADIAAAVAFFAGDDTGYITGQTLSVSGGLTMA
- a CDS encoding acetyl-CoA hydrolase/transferase family protein, translating into MIDFGRYLKPGMGVWWGQAAAEPRPLVDQLLAQAPTLGPLQLFTGLSWNDQLAKQISPGTRMISYGGLGALRKLVQADRLEVVPCHYSALPRMFAERRLPCDAGLIQVSPPDAYGMCSLGIGVDYMANAIDHTPLLFAEINARMPVTETSPRLPLHSFTAVIETDRPLPEDPPAPIGDVERAIAAHIVGLIDDGDTIQVGIGSLGAAVFEALSGHRDLGVHTGMITDGLLMLMEKGAVTGGRKEIDTGFAVAGTALGSARLYARIQELPVSFRPTSYTHSPRVLAELASLVAVNFAIEVDLTGQVGAEVSRGTYLGAVGGQVDFARAAALTGKRSIIALRSTVGGRSSIKFALDEGVVTTARADVDCVVTEYGVAHLRGQSLAERRRRMIRIAAPQFREELERAVRLANAS